Proteins encoded together in one Musa acuminata AAA Group cultivar baxijiao chromosome BXJ3-6, Cavendish_Baxijiao_AAA, whole genome shotgun sequence window:
- the LOC135641257 gene encoding O-fucosyltransferase 20-like, with the protein MAATSKGRRVSYIAVPSEISRSLSSTSLHSLLLLFSPTKKASRPGHRLLALGRSPNFLFSVLFFFALVGILRSWQHLDPLVPCPHLGRSPLYSPELSDSTAAMAADVGGGVEARGEFWQQPDGMGYVPCLNFSEQYFAEGVAATRAGRRKKYLLVVVSGGLNQQRNQIVDAVVIARVLGATLVVPILQVNVIWGDESEFSDVFDLEHFKSVLADDVKVVSSLPSTHIMTRPVQAKETPLHVSPAWIRSRYMKRLNREGVLLLRGLDSRLSKDLPPDLQKLRCKVAFHALRFSAPIRELGNKLAMRMRSKGPYLALHLRLEEDVWVRTGCLPGLSPEHDEIVRVERKLKPELLTGRSNMAYHDRKLAGLCPLNAAEVTRLLKALEAPRDARIYWAGGEPFGGRDALLPLMREFPNLYSKENLTLPGELGPFANRSSLLAAIDDVVCEQSDVFMASHGGNMGHLMRGQRAFAGHRKFITPNKRQMLRHFMNASLPASELNRIVKELHQGSLGQPELRTDKIGRDVTAYPLPECMCEVGARMRSML; encoded by the exons ATGGCGGCGACGTCGAAGGGAAGGCGGGTTTCGTACATCGCGGTGCCCTCGGAGATCAGCCGCTCGCTCTCCTCCACCTCGCTTcacagcctcctcctcctcttttcccCGACCAAGAAGGCCTCCCGGCCCGGCCACCGCCTCCTCGCCCTTGGTCGCAGCCCAAACTTCCTCTTTTCGGTGCTCTTCTTCTTCGCGCTCGTGGGGATACTGAGATCATGGCAGCACCTCGATCCCCTTGTCCCCTGCCCCCACCTCGGCCGCAGCCCCCTCTACTCCCCGGAACTGTCAGATTCGACGGCGGCGATGGCGGCGGACGTCGGAGGAGGGGTGGAGGCGCGTGGGGAGTTCTGGCAGCAGCCGGACGGTATGGGATACGTTCCCTGTCTCAACTTCAGCGAGCAGTACTTTGCGGAGGGCGTGGCCGCTACGCGGGCTGGACGCCGGAAGAAGTACCTCCTGGTGGTCGTCTCCGGCGGGCTCAACCAGCAGCGGAACCAGATCGTCGACGCGGTGGTAATCGCTCGCGTTCTCGGCGCCACCCTCGTCGTGCCCATCCTCCAGGTCAACGTCATCTGGGGTGACGAAAG TGAGTTCTCTGACGTGTTCGACCTGGAGCACTTCAAGAGCGTTCTCGCCGACGACGTTAAGGTAGTCTCCTCGCTACCCTCGACTCATATCATGACAAGGCCGGTGCAGGCGAAGGAAACGCCTCTTCATGTCTCCCCTGCTTGGATTCGATCAAGATACATGAAGCGA CTTAACAGAGAAGGTGTTCTGCTCCTGAGAGGCCTGGATTCCAGGCTTTCCAAGGACCTCCCACCTGATCTCCAAAAACTCCGGTGCAAG GTTGCGTTCCATGCACTGAGGTTCTCGGCTCCAATCCGAGAACTGGGCAACAAGCTCGCCATGAGGATGAGAAGCAAAGGTCCGTACCTCGCACTCCACCTGCGATTGGAGGAGGATGTGTGGGTGCGAACCGGTTGCCTTCCTGGTCTCAGCCCCGAACACGACGAGATCGTTCGAGTGGAGAGGAAGCTCAAGCCGGAGCTCCTCACCGGGAGGTCCAACATGGCTTACCACGACCGCAAGCTCGCCGGGCTTTGCCCGTTGAACGCCGCAGAAGTCACCAG ATTGCTGAAAGCACTGGAAGCGCCGAGGGACGCGAGGATATACTGGGCGGGCGGCGAGCCGTTTGGGGGGCGAGACGCCCTGCTGCCCTTGATGAGAGAATTCCCTAACCTGTACAGCAAAGAGAACCTGACACTGCCGGGTGAACTGGGACCGTTCGCTAACAGGTCTTCCCTCCTTGCTGCCATCGATGACGTGGTCTGCGAGCAGAGCGACGTGTTCATGGCTTCGCATGGCGGAAACATGGGGCACCTGATGCGGGGGCAGAGGGCGTTCGCCGGGCACAGGAAGTTCATCACACCGAACAAGCGGCAGATGCTCCGCCACTTCATGAACGCCTCCTTGCCGGCGTCGGAACTCAACCGGATTGTCAAAGAACTGCATCAGGGATCGCTGGGCCAGCCGGAGCTGCGTACCGACAAGATCGGCAGGGATGTCACTGCTTACCCGCTGCCTGAGTGTATGTGTGAGGTTGGGGCAAGGATGAGGTCGATGCTATAG
- the LOC135581480 gene encoding AT-hook motif nuclear-localized protein 10-like isoform X1, with protein sequence MEVRLEQGTMASRETSSLFFGVQKSPVQSQPPAMQSMRLAYVADGTAIFKPISSSSPAPPRTSPPPYQGGGDGGENAGAGDGSSAVITPHGLNINVGEPVKRKRGRPRKYGPHGLALNPLSTAASVLPVAGAFSPPAGMANPADATKKPRGRPPGSGNKKQKLGALGSSGTGFTPHVITVTAGEDVFSKIMSFSQHGSRAICILSANGAISNVTLRQPATSGGTVTYEGRFEILSLSGSFLLSESGGQRSRTGGLSVSLAGPDGRVLGGGVAGLLMAASPVQVVMGSFIPDGKKGSKQINPVDPTSAPGKLAADGMTGASSPLSRGTMSESSGGPGSPLNQSTPVCNNSNQQGLSNIPWK encoded by the exons ATGGAAGTGAGGTTGGAGCAGGGGACTATGGCTAGTAGAGAAACCTCCTCGTTGTTCTTTGGTGTGCAGAAAAGTCCGGTGCAATCGCAGCCGCCGGCGATGCAGAGCATGCGATTGGCCTACGTGGCAGATGGCACGGCTATCTTCAAGCCGATATCCAGTTCATCTCCTGCTCCTCCTCGgacttctcctcctccttatcaaggaggaggagatggaggagagAATGCTGGAGCTGGAGATGGTAGCTCTGCGGTGATCACACCCCATGGCCTGAACATCAACGTTGGAGAGCCAGTGAAACGGAAGAGGGGGCGGCCGAGGAAGTACGGACCCCATGGCCTTGCTCTGAACCCTTTATCTACTGCTGCTTCAGTCTTGCCGGTAGCCGGTGCGTTCTCTCCTCCTGCAGGGATGGCTAACCCGGCCGATGCCACTAAGAAACCAAGGGGCCGGCCACCGGGTTCCGGCAACAAGAAGCAGAAGCTGGGTGCTCTAG GATCATCAGGAACTGGATTTACTCCTCATGTTATTACAGTAACGGCAGGAGAG GatgtattttcaaaaattatgtcATTTTCTCAGCATGGATCACGTgccatttgcattctttcagcaaATGGTGCCATATCTAATGTAACTCTTCGTCAGCCAGCAACTTCTGGTGGTACTGTAACTTATGAG GGACGATTTGAGATCTTGTCATTGTCTGGATCATTTTTGCTGTCAGAGAGTGGTGGACAGCGAAGTCGAACAGGTGGCTTGAGTGTATCGCTAGCTGGTCCTGATGGACGAGTTTTAGGTGGTGGAGTGGCAGGACTTTTGATGGCAGCATCCCCAGTTCAG GTAGTTATGGGGAGCTTTATACCTGATGGAAAAAAGGGCTCGAAACAGATTAATCCCGTAGACCCAACATCTGCCCCTGGAAAGCTTGCCGCAGATGGGATGACGGGAGCCAGCAGCCCACTTTCGCGGGGCACCATGAGCGAATCCTCCGGTGGCCCTGGGAGCCCACTCAACCAGAGCACCCCTGTGTGCAATAACAGCAATCAGCAAGGCCTCTCTAACATACCATGGAAGTAA
- the LOC135641256 gene encoding receptor protein kinase-like protein ZAR1, with translation MAASTKAQRSKRPRQAVAEAVHVLLLLLLFLSSSAAALTTDGLALLALKSAVTDDPTGALAAWLDSDASPCAWTGVTCRRGRVADLALPNRALSGYIPSELSFLSALQSLALPGNRLSGPVPAALSAVGGLVELDLSRNNLSGPIPPELGQLSSLARLDLSSNLLYGPLPPAIASLPRLSGVLNLSCNLLSGPVPPAYGGIPAAVSLDLRQNNLSGEIPQVGSLLSQGPTAFAGNPGLCGFPLKNPCPAPKQDHRIPQPNPILNLNSSDATPRPIAAEGRKKPVGTVPIIAGVVLVVVASILVLQWHFRRRRVAMEGKAPKNEKGSSPGGFGPAGLAGEERRDGHGSEVYAAVDEGFVLELEELLRASAYVVGKSRSGIVYKVVVGRGGSAVAVRRLSEAEDGDAFGGSGGDEWRRQRAFESEAIAIGRAKHPNVVRLLAYYYAPDERLLVYDYIPNGTLHDALHGGPRNPTPPALPWTARLAILQGAARGLAYLHEFSPRKHAHGSITSSKILLDDDLQPHISGFGLSCLVSSGAEQRLANPASKKQAAGPGTDGYLAPEVPGGEATQRGDVYAFGVVALEVVTGRVAEADLEAWVRGAFRKERPLSEVVDPALLHEVHAKREVLAVFHVALGCTEADPELRPRMRAVAESLDRVVGAATR, from the exons ATGGCGGCGTCGACCAAAGCCCAGCGAAGCAAGCGACCAAGACAAGCCGTGGCGGAGGCTGTGCacgtccttctcctcctcctcctttttctctcctcctccgccgctgcATTGACCACTGACGGCCTCGCCCTCCTCGCCCTCAAGTCCGCCGTCACCGACGACCCCACCGGCGCGCTGGCCGCCTGGCTCGACTCCGACGCCAGTCCCTGCGCCTGGACCGGCGTCACCTGCCGCCGCGGTCGCGTCGCCGACCTCGCCCTTCCGAACCGCGCCCTCTCCGGCTACATCCCCTCCGAGCTCTCCTTCCTCTCCGCCCTCCAGAGCCTCGCCCTTCCCGGAAATCGCCTCTCCGGCCCCGTTCCCGCTGCGCTCTCCGCCGTCGGCGGCCTGGTCGAGCTCGATCTGTCCCGCAACAACCTCTCCGGCCCCATCCCGCCCGAGCTCGGCCAGCTCAGCTCCCTCGCCCGCCTCGACCTCTCCTCCAACCTCCTCTACGGGCCGCTGCCCCCGGCCATCGCCTCCCTCCCGCGCCTCTCCGGCGTGCTCAACCTCTCCTGCAACCTGCTCTCCGGGCCGGTACCGCCGGCGTACGGCGGCATTCCGGCGGCCGTGAGCCTGGATCTCCGGCAAAACAACCTCTCCGGCGAGATCCCGCAGGTGGGGTCGCTCCTGAGCCAGGGTCCCACCGCCTTCGCCGGCAACCCAGGCCTCTGCGGCTTCCCGCTTAAGAATCCGTGCCCGGCGCCCAAGCAGGACCACAGGATCCCCCAGCCGAACCCCATCCTCAACCTGAACTCCAGCGACGCCACACCCCGCCCGATCGCGGCGGAGGGACGGAAGAAGCCGGTGGGAACCGTCCCGATCATCGCTGGCGTCGTGCTGGTCGTCGTCGCGTCGATCCTCGTGCTCCAGTGGCACTTCCGCCGGAGGCGCGTCGCCATGGAGGGCAAGGCCCCGAAGAACGAAAAGGGCTCCTCCCCCGGCGGCTTCGGCCCCGCGGGCTTGGCAGGAGAGGAACGGCGTGATGGACACGGGTCGGAAGTTTACGCGGCGGTGGATGAGGGGTTCGTGCTGGAGCTGGAGGAGCTGCTCCGGGCGTCGGCGTACGTGGTGGGGAAGAGCAGGAGCGGGATCGTGTACAAGGTCGTGGTGGGCCGGGGGGGCTCCGCCGTAGCGGTGCGCCGCCTTAGCGAGGCGGAAGACGGGGACGCTTTCGGTGGAAGCGGCGGCGACGAGTGGCGGCGGCAGCGGGCCTTCGAGTCGGAGGCGATCGCAATCGGGCGGGCGAAGCACCCCAACGTGGTTCGCCTCCTCGCCTACTACTACGCGCCGGACGAGCGCCTCCTCGTCTACGACTACATACCCAACGGCACCCTCCACGACGCCCTCCACG GTGGACCACGGAATCCGACGCCTCCGGCCCTTCCCTGGACAGCGAGGCTCGCGATACTACAGGGCGCCGCACGGGGGTTAGCTTACCTCCACGAGTTCAGCCCCCGGAAACACGCCCACGGGAGCATCACCTCCTCCAAGATCCTCCTCGACGACGACCTCCAGCCGCACATATCCGGCTTCGGACTCTCCTGCCTCGTCTCCTCCGGGGCTGAGCAGCGGCTTGCCAACCCCGCTTCCAAGAAGCAGGCAGCAGGGCCCGGGACGGACGGGTACCTGGCCCCGGAGGTCCCCGGCGGCGAGGCGACGCAGAGGGGGGACGTGTACGCGTTCGGGGTGGTGGCGCTGGAGGTGGTGACGGGGCGGGTGGCGGAGGCGGATCTGGAGGCGTGGGTGCGCGGGGCGTTCCGGAAGGAGCGGCCGCTGTCGGAGGTGGTGGACCCGGCGCTGCTGCACGAGGTGCACGCCAAGCGGGAGGTGCTCGCAGTGTTCCACGTCGCGCTGGGGTGCACCGAGGCGGATCCTGAGCTGCGACCTCGGATGCGTGCTGTGGCTGAGAGCCTGGACCGAGTCGTAGGCGCGGCGACCCGGTGA
- the LOC103986865 gene encoding uncharacterized protein LOC103986865, translating into MGRGRGKGKKLTMVTGNEDPGSGGEEVLPTYKRRGRPQKPLKDESDDETEKIEDEDNVKLTAQSKEIKGSTMVNGKKRTRYSNAKQNSDLVIDKISAGSQSIDEDSTRSNGFRHNGSRRKSKPRRAAEAGVECKYVVCHHVN; encoded by the exons ATGGGTAGAGGCAGAGGCAAGGGGAAGAAATTGACCATGGTCACTGGTAATGAGGATCCAGGGAGTGGTGGTGAAGAGGTGCTCCCTACATATAAGAGGAGAGGAAGGCCTCAGAAGCCCTTGAAGGATGAATCTGATGATGAAACTGAAAAGATTGAAGACGAAGACAATGTGAAGCTTACTGCACAAAGCAAAGAAATTAAGGGTTCAACAATGGTGAATGGGAAGAAGAGGACTCGATATTCAAATGCAAAACAGAACTCTGACTTGGTCATCGACAAAATTAGTGCTGGATCGCAGTCCATAGATGAGGATTCAACTAGGTCTAATGGTTTTCGACATAATGGGAGCCGGCGGAAGAGCAAGCCTCGTCGAGCTGCCGAAGCTGGAGTTGAGTGCAA GTATGTCGTATGTCACCATGTAAATTAA
- the LOC135581480 gene encoding AT-hook motif nuclear-localized protein 10-like isoform X2 → MEVRLEQGTMASRETSSLFFGVQKSPVQSQPPAMQSMRLAYVADGTAIFKPISSSSPAPPRTSPPPYQGGGDGGENAGAGDGSSAVITPHGLNINVGEPVKRKRGRPRKYGPHGLALNPLSTAASVLPVAGAFSPPAGMANPADATKKPRGRPPGSGNKKQKLGALGSSGTGFTPHVITVTAGEGRFEILSLSGSFLLSESGGQRSRTGGLSVSLAGPDGRVLGGGVAGLLMAASPVQVVMGSFIPDGKKGSKQINPVDPTSAPGKLAADGMTGASSPLSRGTMSESSGGPGSPLNQSTPVCNNSNQQGLSNIPWK, encoded by the exons ATGGAAGTGAGGTTGGAGCAGGGGACTATGGCTAGTAGAGAAACCTCCTCGTTGTTCTTTGGTGTGCAGAAAAGTCCGGTGCAATCGCAGCCGCCGGCGATGCAGAGCATGCGATTGGCCTACGTGGCAGATGGCACGGCTATCTTCAAGCCGATATCCAGTTCATCTCCTGCTCCTCCTCGgacttctcctcctccttatcaaggaggaggagatggaggagagAATGCTGGAGCTGGAGATGGTAGCTCTGCGGTGATCACACCCCATGGCCTGAACATCAACGTTGGAGAGCCAGTGAAACGGAAGAGGGGGCGGCCGAGGAAGTACGGACCCCATGGCCTTGCTCTGAACCCTTTATCTACTGCTGCTTCAGTCTTGCCGGTAGCCGGTGCGTTCTCTCCTCCTGCAGGGATGGCTAACCCGGCCGATGCCACTAAGAAACCAAGGGGCCGGCCACCGGGTTCCGGCAACAAGAAGCAGAAGCTGGGTGCTCTAG GATCATCAGGAACTGGATTTACTCCTCATGTTATTACAGTAACGGCAGGAGAG GGACGATTTGAGATCTTGTCATTGTCTGGATCATTTTTGCTGTCAGAGAGTGGTGGACAGCGAAGTCGAACAGGTGGCTTGAGTGTATCGCTAGCTGGTCCTGATGGACGAGTTTTAGGTGGTGGAGTGGCAGGACTTTTGATGGCAGCATCCCCAGTTCAG GTAGTTATGGGGAGCTTTATACCTGATGGAAAAAAGGGCTCGAAACAGATTAATCCCGTAGACCCAACATCTGCCCCTGGAAAGCTTGCCGCAGATGGGATGACGGGAGCCAGCAGCCCACTTTCGCGGGGCACCATGAGCGAATCCTCCGGTGGCCCTGGGAGCCCACTCAACCAGAGCACCCCTGTGTGCAATAACAGCAATCAGCAAGGCCTCTCTAACATACCATGGAAGTAA